A genomic segment from Ramlibacter agri encodes:
- a CDS encoding response regulator, whose protein sequence is MSEKTSQDPTGFRRILTRNVALPLVLGVLSAAVFVGLIAYLMNAMRWVEHSDLVIARAYALQKLDLDMETGLRGYLLAGTEPFLEPYQQGLASMDTERDRLRAMVADNPQQTDRIDRIQALQKRWNAYAAAQIARKRTEPTYQIGAAADQGKQLKDAVRNEYDQLLETERVLRQDRTDTANQNTVWTATAFVLLMLTVGSVLAWRGRRDLLGLSDTFETALAEQRNQAEVLQAQAWLREGQSQLSERLAREQELQGVGHAALEGLSRYLGCNVGALYTVDEGLNFLRAATFGWPADAEGTGQRVPAGRTLLAECATQRKPIALESVPADYLRVNSALGETTARSVLIAPLIHEGRLAGIVELGWMRALEARDRELLETSGGILAASIESARYRKRLGDMLEETQQLNEELQVQQEELRTANEELEEQSRALKESQAHLESQQAELEQTNVQLGEQAERLEKQRDDLRVAQTALEDRAQELQRASRYKSEFLANMSHELRTPLNSSLILARLLADNPQGNLSEEQVKFADSIYNAGNDLLNLINDILDIAKVEAGKLEVRPEVTPVAALGGGLKGMFEPLATRKGLQLDLRIASDVPATLYTDRQRLEQILRNLVSNALKFTERGTVALHVTRSSGDSLAFEVRDSGIGIEPSQQEAIFEAFRQADGTVSRRFGGTGLGLSISRDLARLLGGNITLSSVPGVGSTFTLILPLEYRAGLAQPPVAMAPPAARPAPPAAVPASTPAVTRAPFGDDREQPAGDRRTVLVVEDDLPFARILFDLAHELGYRCLVAQDADEGATVALQHLPDAVLLDMRLPDDSGLSVLQRLKEDARTRHVPVHVISVEDRVETAMHLGAIGYARKPASREQLHEVFDRLESKLSQKVKRVLLVEDDPRQQESVMRLIGDGDVEIVPVSEGRQALQALAESVFDVMIIDLKLPDMTGQELLRRMASGESRSFPPVIVYTGRNLTRDEEAELLRYSRSIIIKGARSPERLLDEVTLFLHRVENQLSAERQKMLRTARSRDKAFEGRRILVVDDDMRNIFALTSALEQKGAAVEVARNGVEALDKLHDGASDVDLVLMDVMMPEMDGYTATREIRKDPRWAKLPIIAVTAKAMKEDQQKCLDAGANDYLAKPIELERLFSLMRVWMPKMERLA, encoded by the coding sequence ATGTCCGAGAAAACCTCCCAAGATCCCACCGGCTTCCGCCGGATCCTCACGCGCAACGTCGCCCTGCCGCTGGTATTGGGCGTGCTCAGCGCCGCCGTGTTCGTCGGCCTGATCGCCTACCTGATGAACGCGATGCGCTGGGTCGAACACAGCGACCTCGTCATCGCCCGCGCCTATGCGCTGCAGAAGCTGGACCTGGACATGGAGACCGGGCTGCGCGGCTACCTGCTGGCCGGCACCGAGCCCTTCCTGGAGCCTTACCAGCAGGGCCTGGCCTCGATGGACACCGAACGCGACCGGCTGCGCGCGATGGTCGCCGACAACCCCCAGCAGACCGACCGCATCGACCGCATCCAGGCGCTGCAGAAGCGCTGGAACGCCTACGCCGCGGCGCAGATCGCGCGCAAGCGGACCGAGCCCACGTACCAGATCGGCGCCGCCGCCGACCAGGGCAAGCAGCTGAAGGACGCCGTCCGCAACGAATACGACCAGTTGCTGGAAACGGAACGCGTGCTGCGCCAGGACCGCACCGACACCGCCAACCAGAACACCGTCTGGACCGCGACCGCCTTCGTGCTGCTGATGCTGACCGTGGGCAGCGTGCTGGCCTGGCGCGGCCGGCGCGACCTGCTGGGCCTGTCCGACACCTTCGAGACGGCCCTGGCCGAACAGCGCAACCAGGCCGAAGTCTTGCAGGCGCAGGCCTGGCTGCGCGAAGGCCAGTCGCAGCTGTCCGAGCGCCTCGCCCGCGAGCAGGAGCTGCAGGGCGTGGGCCACGCGGCCCTGGAAGGGCTGTCCCGCTACCTGGGTTGCAATGTCGGCGCGCTCTACACCGTGGACGAAGGCCTCAACTTCCTGCGCGCCGCCACCTTCGGCTGGCCGGCGGACGCCGAAGGCACGGGCCAGCGCGTCCCCGCCGGCCGCACCTTGCTGGCCGAATGCGCGACGCAGCGCAAGCCGATCGCGCTGGAAAGCGTGCCCGCCGACTACCTGCGGGTGAACTCCGCGCTGGGCGAGACGACCGCCCGCTCCGTGCTGATCGCCCCGCTGATCCACGAAGGCCGGCTGGCCGGCATCGTGGAACTCGGTTGGATGCGGGCGCTGGAAGCGCGCGACCGCGAGCTGCTGGAGACGTCGGGCGGCATCCTCGCCGCGTCCATCGAATCGGCGCGTTATCGCAAGCGCCTCGGCGACATGCTGGAGGAAACGCAGCAGCTCAATGAGGAACTGCAGGTGCAGCAGGAGGAACTGCGCACCGCCAACGAGGAACTCGAAGAGCAGTCGCGCGCGCTGAAGGAGTCGCAGGCCCACCTGGAAAGCCAGCAGGCGGAGCTGGAACAGACCAACGTGCAGCTGGGCGAACAGGCCGAGCGCCTGGAGAAGCAGCGCGACGACCTGCGCGTCGCGCAGACGGCGCTGGAAGACCGCGCGCAGGAGCTGCAGCGCGCCAGCCGCTACAAGAGCGAGTTCCTGGCCAACATGTCGCACGAGCTGCGCACGCCGCTGAACAGCTCGCTGATCCTCGCACGCCTGCTCGCGGACAACCCGCAGGGCAACCTCAGCGAGGAACAGGTCAAGTTCGCCGACTCGATCTACAACGCCGGCAACGACCTGCTGAACCTGATCAACGACATCCTGGACATCGCGAAGGTCGAGGCCGGCAAGCTGGAAGTGCGGCCGGAGGTGACGCCGGTGGCCGCGCTGGGCGGAGGCCTGAAAGGCATGTTCGAGCCGCTCGCCACGCGCAAGGGCCTGCAGCTGGACCTGCGGATCGCCAGCGACGTGCCGGCCACGCTGTACACCGACCGCCAGCGCCTGGAGCAGATCCTGCGCAACCTGGTGAGCAACGCGCTGAAGTTCACCGAGCGCGGCACCGTGGCGCTGCACGTCACGCGCAGCAGCGGCGATTCGCTCGCCTTCGAGGTGCGGGACAGCGGCATCGGCATCGAGCCCTCGCAGCAGGAAGCCATCTTCGAGGCCTTCCGCCAGGCCGACGGCACGGTCAGCCGGCGCTTCGGTGGCACCGGCCTGGGCCTGTCGATCTCGCGCGACCTCGCGCGCCTCCTGGGCGGCAACATCACGCTGTCCAGCGTGCCCGGCGTGGGCAGCACCTTCACGCTGATCCTGCCGCTGGAATATCGCGCCGGCCTGGCGCAGCCGCCGGTGGCCATGGCGCCGCCCGCCGCGCGCCCTGCCCCGCCGGCGGCCGTGCCTGCTTCCACGCCCGCCGTCACGCGCGCGCCCTTCGGCGACGACCGCGAGCAGCCGGCCGGCGATCGCCGCACGGTGCTGGTGGTGGAGGACGACCTGCCCTTCGCGCGCATCCTGTTCGACCTGGCCCACGAGCTGGGCTACCGCTGCCTGGTGGCGCAGGACGCCGACGAAGGCGCGACCGTCGCCCTGCAGCACCTGCCCGATGCCGTGCTGCTGGACATGCGCCTGCCGGACGACTCGGGCCTGTCCGTGCTGCAGCGGCTGAAGGAAGACGCGCGCACGCGCCACGTGCCGGTGCACGTGATCTCGGTGGAAGACCGGGTGGAAACCGCGATGCACCTGGGCGCCATCGGCTACGCACGCAAGCCCGCCAGCCGCGAACAGCTGCACGAGGTGTTCGACCGGCTCGAATCCAAGCTGAGCCAGAAGGTCAAGCGCGTGCTGCTGGTGGAGGACGACCCGCGCCAGCAGGAAAGCGTGATGCGGCTGATCGGCGACGGCGACGTCGAGATCGTTCCCGTCTCCGAAGGACGGCAGGCCTTGCAGGCGCTGGCGGAGTCGGTGTTCGACGTGATGATCATCGACCTGAAGCTGCCGGACATGACCGGCCAGGAGCTGCTGCGCCGCATGGCCAGCGGCGAGAGCCGCTCCTTCCCGCCGGTGATCGTCTACACCGGGCGCAACCTGACGCGCGACGAAGAGGCGGAGCTGCTGCGCTACTCGCGCTCGATCATCATCAAGGGTGCTCGCTCGCCCGAGCGCCTGCTGGACGAAGTGACGCTGTTCCTGCACCGCGTGGAAAACCAGCTGTCCGCCGAGCGCCAGAAGATGCTGCGCACGGCGCGCAGCCGCGACAAGGCCTTCGAGGGCCGGCGCATCCTGGTGGTGGACGACGACATGCGCAACATCTTCGCGCTCACTTCCGCGCTGGAGCAGAAGGGCGCGGCGGTGGAAGTGGCGCGCAATGGCGTGGAAGCGCTGGACAAGCTGCACGACGGCGCGTCCGACGTGGACCTAGTGCTGATGGACGTGATGATGCCGGAGATGGACGGCTACACCGCCACCCGCGAAATCCGCAAGGACCCGCGCTGGGCCAAGCTGCCGATCATCGCCGTCACCGCCAAGGCGATGAAGGAAGACCAGCAGAAATGCCTGGACGCCGGCGCCAACGACTACCTCGCCAAGCCGATCGAGCTGGAGCGCCTGTTCTCGCTGATGCGGGTGTGGATGCCGAAGATGGAGCGGCTGGCGTGA
- a CDS encoding SEL1-like repeat protein, whose product MAALLAAAVAGPCLAQADEFDQGMGTMWEVLWHQSGTPTRLVRWEQDMRVRIFGVNLAQHKQHTLQALRDVAAEAGVKLVDVSDRPDAAQVANVSVEIVPDSQLEDNQPCVTYLNFQTETKIDSAAMQMRSRDAWRCAYHESMHVMGVRGHPAGKTVLSYFPTKVDGLLPLDRAMLHAWYSPRTRGGMTPFEVLPILADELVAQMPDKTAAAASRDRFFTRTIDQMQSFANGAGDVPMIVKRSGKSTEEGIRFGRMEMCYFLGVAYLEGASVPPDATLAVRWLQRAANLGSRTAQAKLGAAQGRMTAASR is encoded by the coding sequence GTGGCGGCCCTTCTCGCGGCCGCGGTGGCAGGTCCGTGTCTGGCGCAGGCCGATGAGTTCGACCAGGGCATGGGCACCATGTGGGAGGTGCTGTGGCACCAGAGCGGCACGCCCACGCGCCTCGTCCGCTGGGAGCAGGACATGAGGGTCCGCATCTTCGGCGTGAACCTGGCCCAGCACAAGCAGCACACCCTGCAGGCTCTGCGCGACGTCGCGGCCGAGGCTGGCGTCAAGCTGGTCGACGTCAGCGACCGGCCGGATGCCGCCCAGGTGGCGAACGTCAGCGTCGAGATCGTTCCGGACAGCCAGCTGGAAGACAACCAGCCCTGCGTCACCTACCTGAACTTCCAGACCGAGACGAAGATCGACTCGGCGGCCATGCAGATGCGCAGCCGCGACGCCTGGCGCTGCGCCTACCACGAGTCCATGCACGTCATGGGCGTGCGCGGCCATCCGGCCGGCAAGACCGTGCTGTCCTATTTCCCGACCAAGGTGGACGGCCTGCTGCCGCTCGATCGCGCCATGCTGCACGCCTGGTATTCGCCGCGCACCCGGGGCGGCATGACGCCCTTCGAGGTGCTGCCCATCCTGGCCGACGAACTGGTGGCGCAGATGCCGGACAAGACGGCCGCCGCGGCTTCGCGCGACCGCTTCTTCACCCGCACCATCGACCAGATGCAGTCCTTCGCCAACGGCGCCGGCGACGTGCCGATGATCGTCAAGCGCTCGGGCAAGTCCACCGAGGAAGGCATCCGCTTCGGCCGCATGGAGATGTGCTATTTCCTGGGCGTCGCCTACCTTGAAGGCGCCAGCGTGCCGCCCGATGCCACGCTCGCCGTGAGGTGGCTGCAACGCGCCGCCAACCTGGGCAGCCGTACCGCGCAGGCCAAGCTGGGCGCGGCGCAAGGGCGGATGACCGCCGCCTCGCGCTAA
- a CDS encoding alpha/beta fold hydrolase, translating into MYPARKASRSEFVAIRNLRYHVRLWGEPAPGRTPLVLVHGWMDVAASWQFMVDAFARDHYVIAPDWRGFGLTELPPTDNYWFPDYLADLDFLLDHYAGAQPVDLVGHSMGGNIAMLYAGARAERIRRLVNLEGFGMAATQPEQAPKRYAQWIAQLKAFHRGELDLQSYDSLDGVAARLMKTNRRLPQAKADWLAQHWARREADGRWRILGDAAHKIVNASLYRVDEVLALYRAIQAPLLAVEAGDDSLEGWWKGRYTLAEYHERLKNVADHRVARVDDAGHMLHHDQPEQLAQLLEAFLEA; encoded by the coding sequence ATGTACCCGGCCCGGAAAGCATCCCGCAGCGAGTTCGTCGCCATCCGCAACCTGCGCTATCACGTGCGCCTGTGGGGCGAGCCGGCGCCGGGCCGCACGCCGCTGGTCCTGGTGCACGGCTGGATGGACGTGGCGGCTTCCTGGCAGTTCATGGTCGATGCCTTCGCCCGCGACCACTACGTCATCGCGCCGGACTGGCGCGGCTTCGGGCTCACCGAATTGCCGCCGACCGACAACTACTGGTTCCCGGACTACCTGGCCGACCTCGACTTCCTGCTCGATCACTACGCCGGCGCGCAGCCCGTGGACCTGGTGGGCCACAGCATGGGCGGCAACATCGCGATGCTGTATGCGGGCGCGCGGGCCGAGCGCATCCGCCGCCTCGTCAACCTCGAAGGCTTCGGCATGGCGGCCACGCAGCCCGAACAGGCGCCCAAGCGCTACGCGCAGTGGATAGCCCAGCTCAAGGCCTTCCACCGCGGCGAGCTGGACCTGCAGTCCTACGACAGCCTGGACGGCGTCGCCGCGCGCCTGATGAAGACGAACAGGCGCCTGCCGCAAGCCAAGGCCGACTGGCTCGCGCAGCACTGGGCGCGGCGGGAGGCGGACGGCCGCTGGCGCATCCTGGGCGACGCCGCCCACAAGATCGTCAACGCCAGCCTGTACCGCGTGGACGAAGTACTGGCGCTGTACCGAGCGATCCAGGCGCCGCTGCTGGCGGTGGAAGCCGGCGACGACAGCCTGGAGGGCTGGTGGAAAGGCCGCTACACGTTGGCGGAGTACCACGAACGGTTGAAGAACGTGGCCGACCACCGCGTCGCGCGGGTCGACGACGCCGGCCACATGCTGCACCACGACCAGCCTGAGCAATTGGCGCAACTCCTCGAAGCCTTCCTGGAAGCGTGA
- a CDS encoding acyl-CoA synthetase, which yields MAMRDDWAALHRGFGWQVPAGFNIAQACCGRWAARPDAAQRVAIVDHGSGATLSYAALQREAHAMSRLLSKLGVQRGDRVAIVMPQRFETAIAYMAVLQMGAVAMPLSMLFGPDALEYRLQDSEAVVALCDESSIANIAQVRAQCPALRTVVGVGAASADLSWEAQREQLAPEFVPVETAADDGAVLIYTSGTTGPPKGALIPHRALIGNLPGFVCSQNWFGFDGGGESRAVFWSPADWAWTGGLMDALLPTLYFGRAIVGCNARFSPELAFQLLEQRGVTHTFLFPTALKAMMKAFPQPHERFALQLQAIMSAGEAVGDAVFAYCRDQLGVVPNEMFGQTEINYVVGNCAIHWPARAGSMGRPYPGHRVAVIDDEGRECPAGVPGDVAVNRFDVHGDPDPIFFLGYWKNPGATRRKYTGDWCRTGDLATRDADGYLWYQGRADDVFKAAGYRIGPSEIENCLVKHPAVVNAAVVPKPDPDRGALVKAYVVLAPQAAQQRAGGDAARFDAELVAQLQLHVKDKLAPYEYPKEIEFIEALPMTTTGKVQRRVLRLREEERARAAGGAA from the coding sequence ATGGCGATGAGGGACGACTGGGCGGCTCTGCACCGCGGTTTCGGCTGGCAGGTGCCGGCAGGCTTCAACATCGCGCAGGCCTGCTGCGGCCGCTGGGCGGCGCGGCCGGATGCGGCGCAGCGCGTCGCGATCGTGGACCACGGCAGCGGCGCGACCCTGAGCTACGCCGCCTTGCAGCGCGAAGCCCATGCCATGAGCCGGCTGCTGTCCAAACTCGGCGTGCAACGCGGCGACCGCGTGGCCATCGTGATGCCGCAGCGCTTCGAGACCGCCATCGCTTACATGGCGGTGCTGCAGATGGGCGCGGTGGCGATGCCCTTGTCGATGCTGTTCGGCCCCGACGCGCTGGAGTACCGGCTGCAGGACAGCGAGGCGGTGGTGGCGCTCTGCGACGAGAGCTCGATCGCCAACATCGCGCAGGTGCGGGCGCAATGCCCCGCGCTGCGCACGGTGGTCGGCGTGGGCGCGGCTTCCGCCGACTTGTCCTGGGAGGCGCAGCGTGAACAGCTGGCGCCGGAGTTCGTGCCGGTGGAGACGGCGGCCGACGACGGCGCGGTCCTGATCTACACCAGCGGCACGACCGGGCCGCCGAAGGGCGCGCTCATTCCGCATCGGGCGCTGATTGGCAACCTGCCTGGCTTCGTGTGCAGCCAGAACTGGTTCGGTTTCGACGGTGGTGGCGAGAGCAGAGCGGTCTTCTGGTCCCCGGCCGACTGGGCGTGGACGGGCGGACTGATGGACGCCTTGCTCCCGACGCTCTACTTCGGCCGCGCCATCGTCGGCTGCAACGCGCGCTTCAGCCCGGAGCTGGCCTTCCAGCTGCTGGAGCAACGCGGCGTCACGCACACCTTCCTGTTTCCCACCGCGCTGAAGGCGATGATGAAAGCCTTCCCGCAGCCGCACGAACGCTTCGCGCTGCAGCTGCAGGCGATCATGAGCGCCGGCGAGGCGGTGGGCGACGCCGTGTTCGCATATTGCCGCGACCAGCTGGGCGTCGTGCCCAACGAGATGTTCGGCCAGACCGAGATCAACTACGTCGTGGGCAACTGCGCCATCCACTGGCCGGCCCGCGCGGGCAGCATGGGCCGGCCTTACCCGGGCCACCGCGTCGCCGTCATCGACGACGAAGGCAGGGAATGCCCGGCCGGCGTGCCGGGCGACGTGGCGGTGAACCGCTTCGACGTGCACGGCGACCCGGACCCGATCTTCTTCCTGGGCTACTGGAAGAACCCGGGGGCCACGCGCCGCAAGTACACCGGCGACTGGTGCCGCACTGGCGACCTCGCCACCCGCGACGCCGACGGCTACCTCTGGTACCAGGGCCGCGCCGACGACGTTTTCAAGGCGGCGGGCTACCGCATCGGCCCGAGCGAAATCGAGAACTGCCTGGTCAAGCACCCGGCGGTGGTCAATGCGGCGGTCGTGCCCAAGCCCGACCCCGATCGCGGCGCGCTGGTGAAGGCCTACGTGGTGCTGGCCCCGCAGGCCGCGCAGCAGCGGGCCGGTGGCGACGCCGCACGATTCGACGCGGAGCTGGTCGCGCAGTTGCAGCTACATGTGAAGGACAAGCTGGCGCCCTACGAGTACCCGAAGGAGATCGAGTTCATCGAGGCCTTGCCGATGACGACCACCGGCAAGGTGCAGCGCCGCGTGCTGCGGCTGCGCGAGGAAGAGCGCGCCCGCGCGGCCGGGGGCGCAGCATGA
- a CDS encoding protein-glutamate O-methyltransferase CheR, whose translation MSSVADIEIRLLVEAVFLRYGHDFRDYAPASLKRRVLGAQQKMGAPSVSALQERVLHDASEFAILLQYLTVPVSEMFRDPPYYLALRRHVVPVLKTYPSLKVWVAGCSTGEEAYSLAILLQEEDLLARTILYATDINHASLDRARQGIFALDQMQGFTRNYQRAGGTRSFSDYYTAAYGGALLDKGLRDSITFADHSLATDAVFSETQLISCRNVLIYFNRKLQDRALGLFHESLSRRGFLGLGSRETLEFSAHGQDFEPVSKPDRIYRRVGP comes from the coding sequence GTGAGCTCGGTCGCGGATATCGAGATCCGCCTGCTGGTGGAGGCGGTGTTCCTGCGTTACGGGCACGACTTCCGCGACTACGCGCCGGCTTCGCTGAAGCGGCGCGTGCTGGGGGCGCAGCAGAAGATGGGCGCGCCTTCGGTGTCGGCGCTGCAGGAGCGCGTGCTGCACGACGCCAGCGAGTTCGCGATCCTGCTGCAGTACCTGACGGTGCCGGTCAGCGAGATGTTCCGCGACCCGCCGTACTACCTGGCGCTGCGCCGCCACGTGGTGCCGGTGCTCAAGACCTACCCGTCGCTGAAGGTCTGGGTGGCCGGCTGCAGCACCGGCGAGGAAGCCTATTCGCTCGCCATCCTGCTGCAGGAGGAAGACCTGCTGGCGCGCACCATCCTCTACGCCACCGACATCAACCATGCGTCGCTGGACCGGGCGCGCCAGGGCATCTTCGCGCTGGACCAGATGCAGGGGTTCACGCGCAACTACCAGCGCGCCGGCGGCACCCGCTCCTTCAGCGACTACTACACGGCGGCCTACGGCGGCGCCTTGCTGGACAAGGGATTGCGTGACAGCATCACCTTCGCGGACCACAGCCTCGCCACCGATGCCGTGTTCTCCGAAACCCAGCTCATCTCCTGCCGCAACGTGCTGATCTACTTCAACCGCAAGCTGCAGGACCGCGCGCTGGGCCTGTTCCACGAGTCGCTGTCGCGCCGCGGCTTCCTGGGCCTGGGCTCGCGCGAGACGCTGGAGTTTTCGGCCCATGGCCAGGACTTCGAGCCGGTGAGCAAGCCGGATCGCATCTACCGGCGGGTGGGCCCATGA
- a CDS encoding DUF1345 domain-containing protein, which yields MAKGHLALRLYRGLRARPRLLGSMAFGVLVFVLARTFSPWRDAGCALVAWNAGALLYLALAWEWMRETDVKAIQQRAIGQDEGRIAILSVVVLAAAAMLVAVGTQLGQARDLHGSARVLHVSFAVLTIVTSWLFTQVVFALHYAHDFYLLRLRGQKDPLDFPGTPDPSYFDFFHFACIIGTSSQTADITFMGQALRPVGTLHCVVAFFFNASLIALSINVVAGLL from the coding sequence ATGGCTAAGGGCCATCTCGCGCTGCGGCTGTACCGCGGCCTGCGCGCGCGGCCGCGGCTGCTGGGCTCCATGGCCTTCGGCGTGCTCGTGTTCGTGCTCGCCAGGACCTTCTCGCCCTGGCGCGACGCCGGCTGCGCGCTGGTGGCCTGGAACGCGGGCGCCTTGCTGTACCTGGCCCTGGCCTGGGAATGGATGCGCGAAACGGACGTCAAGGCGATCCAGCAGCGCGCCATCGGCCAGGACGAAGGCCGCATCGCGATCCTGTCGGTGGTCGTGCTCGCGGCGGCGGCGATGCTGGTCGCGGTGGGCACGCAGCTCGGGCAGGCGCGCGACCTCCATGGGAGCGCGCGCGTGCTGCACGTGAGTTTCGCGGTGCTGACCATCGTGACGTCGTGGCTGTTCACGCAGGTGGTGTTCGCGCTGCACTATGCGCACGACTTCTACCTGTTGCGGCTGCGCGGCCAGAAGGACCCGCTCGACTTTCCCGGCACGCCGGACCCGAGCTACTTCGACTTCTTCCACTTCGCCTGCATCATCGGCACCTCGTCGCAGACGGCCGACATCACCTTCATGGGCCAGGCGCTGCGGCCGGTGGGCACGCTGCATTGCGTCGTCGCCTTCTTCTTCAACGCGAGCCTGATCGCGCTTTCGATCAACGTGGTGGCCGGCCTGCTGTAG
- a CDS encoding sulfatase-like hydrolase/transferase: MSGWVFRYLLLYGLSVLVSTGNWFARRFGRVDLDQILYHLQQSPGALVKADSALVHNGISNCVLAPLAYALVLTLALASVGRLQRRYFTWPGQVLAFTLASGWAVHADVVMQPPDFSGQDWIATHYAAPAQPVAPAQKRNLVLIYAESLETAYGVDPLAGLPAADNLSFSDFRQLPGTGWTIAGMVSSQCGLPLKPLGILGSNDLGESVANFLPRARCLGDVLKDAGYHQVFLGGAARQFAGKDHFLLQHGYDEVLGRDEWVAEDPEVLLNEWGLNDDALFTQALLKLRALAAAKQPFNLTVLTIGMHPPRGYLSPTCPATHGDFRDAVDCTALLVRRFVQQAQAEGLLAGTDVVLTGDHLTMPASDMGRKLQGARRSVYNRILTASALAPNRRVIDHFDLAPTLLTALGFQLQDGRFGLGCSALGPVRCQSLAEDGNAQASLQRHSAFYDALWAPPVTLAGVPEP, encoded by the coding sequence ATGTCCGGCTGGGTCTTCCGCTACCTGCTGCTGTACGGCCTGTCGGTGCTCGTGAGCACCGGAAACTGGTTCGCCCGCCGCTTCGGCCGGGTCGACCTGGACCAGATCCTCTACCACCTGCAGCAGTCGCCCGGCGCGCTCGTCAAGGCGGACAGCGCCCTGGTGCACAACGGCATCAGCAACTGCGTGCTGGCGCCGCTGGCCTATGCGCTGGTGCTGACCCTGGCGCTGGCCAGCGTCGGCCGGCTGCAGCGGCGCTACTTCACCTGGCCCGGGCAGGTGCTTGCCTTCACGCTGGCCAGTGGCTGGGCGGTGCACGCGGACGTCGTGATGCAGCCGCCCGATTTCTCCGGCCAGGACTGGATCGCCACGCACTACGCCGCTCCGGCGCAGCCCGTCGCTCCGGCGCAGAAGCGCAACCTGGTGCTGATCTACGCCGAGTCGCTGGAGACCGCCTACGGCGTCGACCCGCTGGCAGGCCTGCCGGCGGCCGACAACCTGAGCTTCAGCGATTTCCGCCAGCTGCCCGGCACCGGCTGGACCATCGCCGGCATGGTGTCCTCGCAGTGCGGCCTGCCGCTGAAGCCGCTGGGCATCCTGGGCTCCAACGACCTGGGTGAAAGCGTCGCGAACTTCCTGCCGCGGGCCCGCTGCCTGGGCGACGTGCTGAAGGACGCCGGCTACCACCAGGTCTTCCTGGGCGGCGCGGCCCGCCAGTTCGCCGGCAAGGACCATTTCCTGCTGCAGCACGGCTACGACGAGGTGCTGGGCCGCGATGAATGGGTGGCTGAGGACCCGGAGGTGCTGCTGAACGAATGGGGCCTCAACGACGACGCGCTGTTCACGCAGGCGCTGCTGAAATTGCGCGCACTGGCGGCGGCGAAGCAGCCCTTCAACCTGACGGTCCTCACCATCGGCATGCACCCGCCGCGCGGCTATCTGTCGCCCACCTGCCCCGCCACGCATGGCGACTTCCGCGACGCCGTCGACTGCACCGCGCTGCTGGTGCGCCGCTTCGTGCAGCAGGCGCAGGCCGAGGGCCTGCTGGCCGGCACCGACGTCGTGCTGACGGGCGACCACCTCACCATGCCGGCCAGCGACATGGGCCGCAAGCTGCAGGGCGCACGCCGCTCGGTCTACAACCGCATCCTCACGGCCAGCGCGCTGGCGCCGAACCGGCGCGTCATCGACCACTTCGACCTGGCGCCGACGCTGCTCACGGCGCTGGGCTTCCAGCTGCAGGACGGCCGCTTCGGCCTGGGCTGCTCCGCGCTCGGGCCTGTGCGCTGCCAGTCGCTGGCCGAAGACGGCAACGCGCAGGCCAGCCTGCAGCGGCACTCGGCCTTCTACGACGCGCTTTGGGCGCCGCCGGTCACGCTGGCGGGCGTGCCCGAGCCCTGA